The sequence below is a genomic window from Thermus hydrothermalis.
AGCTCCACCTCAAAATCCCCCGTGAACTCGGCGAGCTGCACGTCCTTGGGGATGTCAATCAGGACGGGCCCCGGGCGCCCCGTGGAGGCGATGTGGAAGGCCTCCCGCACCACCCGGGGGATCTCGTTCACGTCCTGGACCAGGTAGTTGTGCTTGGTGATGGGCATGGTGACCCCGGTGACGTCCGCCTCCTGGAAGGCGTCCGTGCCGATGAGGGCCCGGGGAACGTTGCCGGTGATGGCCACCACCGGGGTGGAGTCCATGTAGGCGTCGGCAAGCCCCGTGACCAGGTTGAGCGCCCCGGGGCCCGAGGTAGCCATGACCACCCCCACCCGGCCGCTCGCCCGGGCATAGGCTGTGGCCGCATGCACCCCTCCTTGTTCGTGCCGCACCAGGATGTGGCGGATCTTGCTGTCATAGAGGGCGTCGTAGGTGGGCATGATGGCCCCGCCCGGATGGCCGAAGATCAACTCCACCCCTTCCCGTTCCAGCGCCTTTAAAAGTGCCTCCGCTCCCTTCATCGCCCCCTCCTAAACCGAAACCCCCCGGTTTCCCGGGGGGTTTGGATGCGCCTGAAAACCGCTACACCCTACCCCCCGCTGGCCCTACGATTAGGACCAGGCCTAGGGATAGGGTGAGAGCGAAACGCATCTTGCCGCTAAGGATAGCCCGCACCCCGCGGGGGTGTCAAGGGGCCAAGCCGCTTGGCGATGGCAAAGAGGGCCAGCCTGGCGTGCTCCCGGCCGTTTTCTATGAACACCGAGCGGGTGTCGGGGCCAAAGGCGCAGGAGCCCACGGCGAAGAGGCCCGGAATGGAGGTTTCCAACTCAGGGCTTAGGCGAGGCTTTTCCCCTTCGTAAACCACACCGGCCTCCCGCAGCAGGCGGTCCTCGGCCCGGTAGCCGATGAGGACCAGCACGAAGTCCGCCTCCAAGAAGACCCGCCCAGCGGGGCGCCTAAGCCAGAGGCCCTCGAGGGTAATCGCCTCCACCTCCGCCTCCATGAAGGCCTCTATGCTCCCCTCTTTCACCCGGTTTTCAAAATCGGGAAGAAGCCAGTACTTGACGCTAGGGCGCACCCACTTCCCCCGGTGGACCAAGACCACCTTCGCCCCAGCCCGGTAAAGCTCCAAAGCCGCCTCCACCGCCGAGTTGCTCCCCCCTACCACCGCCACCTTGCGGCCGAAGAAGGCCTCCCCCTCCTCGTAGCGGTGCAGGACGTGGGGCAGGTCCTCCCCGGGCACGCCCAGGCGGTTGGGGTTGCCGTAGTAGCCCGTGGCCAGGACCACGTAGCGGGCGAGGAAGGTCTTCTCCCCTTGCCGTCCCCGGGCGAAAACCTGAAAGGCCCCCTCCTGGCCTTGGATGCGGAGAACCTCCGTGTAGGTGAGGACGTTCAAGGCCTCCCGCTCCGCCACGCGCTGGTAGTAGAGGAGGGCCTCCCTGCGGGTGGGCTTGGGGCCGTGGGACACCAAGGGGTGGCCCCCGATCTCTATGTTCTTGCTCTCGGAGAAAAAGAGCATGTTCCGGGGAAAGCGGTAGATGGTTTCCGCCACCGTGCCCTTTTCCAACACCAGGTGGGAAAGCCCATGGCGCTTGGCCTCTATGGCGCAGGCAAGCCCCACGGGACCCGCCCCCACCACCAACACGTCCACCATGCTCCCCAGTTTATGGGGTATAGTTCTTGCCCATGGAGTGGCTCGCTAACCCCGAGGTCTGGATCGCCCTCGTCACCCTCACGGTGCTGGAGGTGGTCCTGGGCGTGGACAACGTGATCTTTATCAGCATCCTGGCCTCTAAGCTTCCCAAAGAGGAGCAGGACCGGGCCCGGGTTCTGGGCCTGAGCCTGGCGGCGGTGACCCGCATCCTCTTCCTCCTCTCCATCGCCTGGATCATGGCGCTTAAGAAACCCCTCTTCGCCCTTTTGGGCCACGAGGTCACGGGGAAGGACCTGGTCCTGATGGCTGGGGGGCTTTTCCTCATCTACAAGTCGGTGAAGGAAATCCACGAGAAGCTGGAAGGGGAGCCGGGGCATGCGGTGAAGCGGGTGGCTCCGAGCTTCGCCAGCGTCATCGCCCAGGTCCTCCTGCTGGACATCGTCTTCTCCATTGACTCCGTGATCACCGCCGTGGGCCTCACCCGCTATGTGCCCGTGATGGTGGCGGCCATCCTCATCTCCGTGGCCATCATGCTCCTCGCCTCCAAGGGCATCTACGCCTTCGTGAACGAGCACCCCACGGTGAAGATGCTCGCCCTAAGCTTCCTCCTCCTCATCGGCTTCACCCTGGTGGCGGAAGGAACAGGGGTTCACATCCCCAAGGGCTACGTCTACTTCGCCATGGGCTTCGCCGTCTTCGTGGAGTGGCTGAACCTGCGGGCGGGGCTCAGGGGCAAGCCCGTGAAGCTCCACCAGCCGTATGAAGAGGAAGGGTAAAATCGGGCCGGAGGTGGTCCTATGGAATACCGGATTGAGCGGGACACCATGGGCGAGGTGAAGGTGCCGGCGGACAAGTACTGGGGGGCCCAGACCCAGCGTTCCCTGGAGCATTTTAAGATTGGGGCCTGGCGTTTCCGCATGCCCATAGAGGTCATAAGGGCCTACGGCATGCTGAAAAAGGCCGCCGCCAGAGCCAACCTGGAACTTGGGGAGCTTCCCGAGGAAATCGCCAAGGCCATCATCCAGGCGGCGGAAGAAGTGGTCCAGGGCAAGCTGGACGAGCACTTCCCCCTGGTGGTCTTCCAGACGGGTTCGGGCACCCAGACCAACATGAACGTGAACGAGGTCATCGCCAACCGGGCCTCGGAGATCTTGGGAAAGCCCCTTGGGAGCAAGTACGTCCACCCCAACGACCACGTGAACCGGGGCCAGAGCTCCAACGACACCTTCCCCACCGCCATGTACGTGGCCACGGCCCTGGCCCTTCACCAACGGCTCTACCCGGCGGCGGAAGCCCTCATCGCCACCTTTGAGGAGAAGGCCAAGGCCTTTGACACCATCGTCAAAACCGGGCGCACCCACCTTATGGACGCCGTGCCCATCACCTTGGGGCAGGAGGTGGGAAGCTGGGCGGCGCAACTTAGGAACACCCTGGGCATGGTGAAGGAGGCGGGAAAGGGCCTCTACAACCTCGCCATCGGCGGCACCGCCGTGGGCACGGGGCTCAACGCCCACCCCCGCTTCGGCGAGCTGGTGGCCCAGTACCTGGCGGAGGAGACGGGCCTTCCCTTCCGGGTGGCGGAAAACCGCTTCGCCGCCTTGGCCGCCCACGACGAGCTTGCCCACGTGATGGGGGCTTTGCGCACCCTGGCCGGGGCCCTGATGAAGATCGGGAACGATATCCGCTGGCTGGCCTCGGGGCCTTACGGGGGGATTGGGGAGATCTTCATCCCCGCCAACGAGCCCGGCTCCTCCATCATGCCCGGCAAGGTGAACCCCACCCAGGTGGAGGCCCTCACCATGGTGGTGGTGCGGGTCTACGGCAACGACCACGCCGTGGCCTTTGCCGCAAGCCAGGGGAACTTCCAGCTCAACGTCTACAAGCCGGTGATGGTGGACGCCGCCCTCGAGTCCATCAAGCTCCTGGCGGACGCCATGGAATCCTTTGACGAGCACCTGGCCAAGGGGATTGAGCCCAACCTGGAGCGGATTGAGGAGCACCTGCAGAAAAACCCCATGCTGGCCACCGCCCTCAACAAGGCCATCGGCTACGACAAGGCGGCGGAGATTGTGAAGAAGGCCATCAAGGAGAAGAAGTCCTTGAAGCAGGCGGCCTTGGAGCTGGGCTACCTTACCGAAGAGGAGTTTGACCGCATCGTGGTGCCCCTAAAGCTCGCCAAGCCCCACGAGGGCTAGGGCGCTTTGTGAGGACGCCCACCCCCTAAAGGGGTGGGTGCCTTATAGTGGGGCTTGGGAGGTGAGGTATGCCGTACCCGTTCAAGCTACCCGAACTCGGTTACCCCTACGAGGCCCTGGAGCCCCACATTGACGCCCAGACCATGGAGATCCACCACCAGAAGCACCACGGGGCCTACGTGAACAACCTCAACGCCGCCCTGGAAAAGTACCCCTACCTGCACGGGGCCGAACTGGAGGTGCTCCTCCGCCATTTGGCCGCCTTGCCCCAGGACATCCAGATGGCGGTGCGCAACAACGGGGGCGGGCACCTGAACCATAGCCTTTTCTGGCAACTCCTTACCCCGGGCGGGGCCAAGGAGCCCGTGGGGGAGCTCAAGAAGGCCATTGACGAGCAGCTGGGCGGCTTCCAGGCCCTAAAGGAGAAGCTCACCCAGGCGGCCATGGGCCGCTTCGGCTCGGGCTGGGCCTGGCTCGTGAAGGACCCCTTCGGCAAGCTCCACGTCCTCTCCACCCCCAACCAGGACAACCCCGTGATGGAGGGCTTCACCCCCATCGTGGGCATTGACGTTTGGGAGCACGCCTACTACCTGAAGTACCAAAACCGCCGGGCGGACTACCTCCAGGCCATCTGGAACGTGCTCAACTGGGACGTGGCGGAGGCCTTCTACAAGAAGGCCTAAAGGCCTCGCGCCTCCAGGGGGCCGGGAGAGGCCCCCTTTATCCTTCCAAGAGGCGGGCCAGGGCCTCCTCCAGGGCCGCCACCGCCTCCTTCACCCGCCAGGCCCCCTTGTCCCGGACGCCGGCGGGGTTGGAGATGGCCCGAAGCTCCGCCCCCCGGATGCCGAGGGCGAGGCAGGCCCGGGCGAAGGCCGCCCCCTCCATGTTCTCCAAGGCGGCGTTCCACCGGCTGGCCAAGGCCAGGGCCTCCTCGAGGCCTTCTGAAACCAGGTCCCGGGTGAGGCCGGTGACGACCCGAAGGCCGAGGCTCTGGGCCAGGCTTTGGGTGAGGCCAGGATCCAGGGGAAAGCGGTTAAAAAAGTAGAGCTTTTCCCCAAGCTCCAAGGCCGGGAAGCCCAAGGGAGCAAGGCCCTCCTTTAGCCCCAGGTCCGCCTCTACCTCCTCCCCCACCAGGACCAGATCCCCCGGGCGGAGGCCGCTACCCGGGTAGGCCCCGGCGATGCCGAAAAGGAGGGCCTTTTCCACCTCGTGGGTGGCCGCCCAAAGGGCCAGGGCGAGGGCGGCATTGACCTTGCCGATGCCCGTTTCCAGGTAGACGAACCCCTCCCCCCTAAGCCCCTTCCGCCCGAGGAAGGCGAAGGGCTCGCCCCGGAGGAAGGGGGCCTCGAGGGCCGTGGGGGAAAGGAGGAGCCACACTAGTCCACCACCCGGAAGCCCAAGGCCTCCGCCCGCTCCACGAAGAACTGGATGTTTTCCCCTTTGAGCTCTCCCCCCAGGCTCTTGCGGTCAAAGGCCTCCTCCGCCGCCAGGATCATGGTTTCCGCCAGGCAGGCGGGGACCTGGTCCCGGGCGCCAAAGTGGAGGTCCAGGGTGGCCCAAGCCTCCCCGGGAAGCCGCACCACCCCCCCGGGGATGACCCGCACCCCCGGCACCTCCCTCACGGAGGGGTGGACGTCCGGGGGCACCCCCTCATCGTAGATCCAGGCCCCGGGCTTCACGTGCTCGGGGTAGATGACGGGGTTGGGGTCGCTGGTGGCGGTGAAGACGAGGTCCGCCTCCCGGATGGCCCCCACCTCGGTGCTCACCTGGATCTCGGGGGCTTCCCCTTTCCGCTCCAGGTTTTTCCTCAAGGTTTCCGCCGCCCGCCCAAGCCGTTCCAGGTCCCGCCCCACCAGGATGAGCCGGCCCACCAGGGGGGCGATCTGCCGGGCGATGCCGAAGGCCACCACCCCGTTGGCCCCCACCACGGCGGCGGTGGTGGCCTTTAGGTCCTTGCCGCTTTGGGCGAAGTGGGCGAGGATCTGGGGGATGGCCGCCTTTACCGTGCCAGCGGTGTAGGCGCCGCCGTTGGTCACCTGGATCCCCGGCACCGCCTCCTGCACCCTCTTCCCCTTCTCCCCCACCACGCTCCAAAAGGCCCCCAGGCCCACCACCGTGGCCCCAAGCTCCTGGGCGAGCCTCGCCCCCTGGATGGCCCGCCTCACGGCAAGCTCGGGCTTCCCCTTGATCTGGTGGGGCAGGAGGGGGGCGGAGATCAGGTGGCAGAGCACCTCCCGCCCGTCCGCCGTCTTCACCCCGCGCACCTCCCCCACCTTCATGGGGCGGAAGCGCTCCGCAAGCCCCTCTATCCACTCCTTTCGCAGAAGCCCCAGGCGCACCAAGGGCCTAAGCCAGCGGAACCGGGGGCTTTGCCAAAAATCCTCTAGGGTAAGGGGGTGGATGAGGAAGGCGCAGACCACCTGCTTTTCCGAGGGGAGGGGCAAGGGGTTTCCCAGCTTGGGCTCGGTGCCCTCGAGGATCCGGCCCAGGTTCTCCTTGTAGCGCCAAAGGGCGAGGAGAAGGAGCCCCCAGGCGAGAAGCCTTTCCACCCCGCCCCACCCCCCGAGGAACCCCGCCAAGACGAGGCCCAAGGGAAGCCCCAAAGCCCCCAAGGAGGCGTAGCCCGTGAGGGCGTAAAGGGCAAGCCCCAGGGCCACGGGCACCATCCCCAAGGCGGGGGGCAAGGGAAGCCCCGCCACGATGCCCAAGAGGACCCCGGCCCCCTTGGCCCGAAGCGGCCAAGGGTCGCGCAGGAAAAGGGGGTAGAGGTGGCCCAGGTAGGCCGCCATCGCCAGAAGGAGAAGCTCCGCCAGGGAAAGCCCGAGGGCGCGCCCCAAGAGGAGGGGGAGGTACCCCTTCAAGAAGTCCAGGGCAAAGGCCAGGAGGGTAAACCCTATACCTAGGCGCCTAACGGCGTTTTCCAGACCCAAGGTGTAGGGGCTTGCCGTGCGCAGGTCTACCCCCCGCCGCCGGGCGAGCCAGTACCCCAAAGGAAGCGCCCCCACCGCGTATGCCAAGGGAAGCAAGAAGGCGGTCATCGCAGGTAGTTTAGCCCGGCCACCGCTCCCCCGGTGAGGAGGAGGACGATAAGCCCTGCGGCCAGGACCCCCAAGGAAATGGCCAAGAAGGCGTAGCGCCGCCTAAGCCCGAGCACCACGGCGAGGACCGCCCCGCTCCAGGCCCCGGTGCCGGGAAGGGGCACGGCCACGAAGAGGAAAAGGCCCAAAGCGCCGAGCCTTTGCACCTGCTCTTCCCCCTTTAGCCGAACCCGGGCCTCGAGGGCCCGCCAGAGCCGGGCAAAGAAGGGGTGGCGGGTGATTAGGCCCACCGCCCAGGGCAGGAGGGCCAGGGCCACGGGGGCCACCAAGAGGTTGCCGAGAAGGCTCAAGAGAAAAGCCTCCCACGGGGGAAGCCCCAAGGCTACCCCCAAGGGGATCGCCCCCCTTAGCTCCACCACGGGCAGGGCGGCCACCAAGACCACGTAAAGCTCAGGCGGCATGGTCAAAAAAAGCGCCCTGCCAGGAAGCCTCCCGCAGGGCGCCAAGGGGCACGCTTTAGGCCGAGGCCCGGGCGGCCTTGGCCCTTTCCACGAGCTCGGCAAAGGCCTGGGGCTCCCGCACCGCCAGATCCGCCAAGACCTTGCGGTCCAGCTCCACCCCCGCCTTCTTCAGGCCGTGGATGAAGGAGGAGTAGTTGAGCCCGTGCTGGCGGCAAGCGGCGTTGATGCGCACGATCCAGAGCTTGCGGAAATCCCGCTTCTTCCGCTTGCGGTGGGCGTAGGCGTAGTTCCCAGCGGCGAAGAGGGTTTCCCGGGCCTTGCGCACGCTCTTGGAGCGAAGGCCCCAGTAGCCCTTGGCGAGCTTCAGAATCTTCTTGTGCTTCCTGCGGCGGACAACCCCGGTTTTGGCGCGCGGCATCCTCTACCTCCTTTACGCGTAGGGGAGAAGGAGCTTGATCCGCTCCGCCTCGGGCTTGGCCAGGGTGAACTTCCGCCCCTTCTGCCGGATCTCCTTACCGGACTTGTGCCAGTTGAGGTGCCGCTTGCCCGTCTTCATGGCCACCACCTTGCCCGAAGCGGTCACCTTTACCCGCTTCTTGGCGCCCTTATGGGTCTTCATCTTCGGCATACGCTTCCTCCTGCCCTTGGGAAGCGCCCCTAGAAGGGGTCTTGAGGGCTCCCCAAAAGCCTTCCCACTATACCAAGGGAAACGCCCTCCGTCTAGGCGGACACCTTGGCGGGGGCCAGGAGCATGTTCATGTCCCGGCCCAAGAGCTCGGGCTTCATCTCCACCACGGCAAGGCCCTTGAGGTCCTCGGCCACGCGGTTCAAAAGCCTTTCCCCAAGCTCGGGGTGGCTCATCTCCCGCCCCCGGAACATGATGGTGACCTTGACCTTGTGCCCCTCCTCCAGGAAGCGCTTGATATGGTTGAGCTTGGTCTGATAGTCGTGGTCGTCAATCTTGACCCGGAACTTGATGGACTTGACCTCGGTGCGCTTGGCCTTCTTCCGGGCCTCCTTCTCCGCCACCTGCTGCTCGTAGCGCCACTTGGAGTAGTCCATGATGCGGGCCACGGGCGGGTCGGCGGTGGGGCCCACCAGGACCAGGTCCAGGTCCTGCTCCTCTGCAAGGCGCAGGGCCTCCCGCGTGTCCATGATGCCGAGCTGTTGCCCATCGGGTCCGATGACCCTCACCTGTTTGGCGCGGATGCGTTCGTTTACCAGGTACTCCTTTATCTACACCACCTCCTAGCCCGCAGGGCCTTGGCCTCTTCCTGTGCGGGCTAAGGGCAGTCTAGCAGGAAGCCTTCCCCACTACAATGGGGGCATGGTCCAGGTGGAACGCGGGCGGGTCTACCGCCTTTACCTCAATGACCCCGAGCGGCGAAACCCCCTCTCCCCCGCCATGGTGGAGGGCCTCCTGAAGGCCCTAGGGGAAGCGGAGGAAGACCCCGAGGCCAAGGCGGTGGTCCTCACCGGGAAAGGCCAGGCCTTTAGCGCTGGGGCGGACCTGGCTTTTCTGGAAAGGGTCACGGAGATGGGGGCGGAGGAAAACTACCGCCACTCCCTTTCCCTCATGCGCCTCTTTCACCGCCTCTACACCTTCCCCAAGCCCACGGTGGCGGCGGTGAACGGCCCGGCGGTGGCGGGCGGGGCCGGGCTTGCCACCGCCTGCGACCTCGTGGTCATGGACGAGGGGGCCAAGCTGGGCTACACCGAGGTCAAGATCGGCTTCGTGGCCGCCCTGGTTTCCGTGATCCTGGTGCGGGCCGTGGGGGAAAAGGTGGCGAAGGACCTCCTCCTCACGGGGCGCCTCGTGGGGGCGGAAGAGGCCCGGGCCCTAGGGCTCGCAAACCGCATAAGCCCTCCCGGGAAGGCCCTGGAGGAGGCGGTGGCCCTGGCGGAGGAGGTGGCGCAAAACGCCCCCACCTCCTTGCGCCTCACCAAGGAGCTTTTGCTCGCCCTGCCGGGGATGGGCCTCGAGGACGGCTTCCGCCTCGCCGCCTTGGCCAACGCCTGGGTGCGGGAAACCGGGGATCTCAAGGAGGGCATCCGCGCCTTTTTTGAGAAGAGAAAGCCCCGCTTCTCGTAGACTTGGGTTATGGGCCTCGTCCCCGAGTGCTTCATCACCGAGATCGTGGAGCGGGACCTCAAGGAGGGAAAGTACCCTAAGCTCCTCACCCGCTTTCCCCCCGAACCCAACGGCTACCTGCACATCGGCCACGCCCGGAGCATCCTCCTCAACTTCGGCCTCGCCCTGGACTATGGTGGGGAGTGCAACCTCCGCTACGACGACACCAACCCGGAAACGGAGAAGGAGGAGTACGCCCGGGCCATTGAGGAGGACGTGCGCTGGCTCGGGTTCACGCCGAACCGCATCCTCTACGCCTCGGACTACTTTGAAACGATGTACGAATGCGCCCTGGTCCTCATCCGAGAGGGCAAGGCCTACGTGGACGACCTTTCCGAGGAGGAGATGAGCGCCCTCAGGGCCGAGGGCAAGCCGAGCCCCTACCGGGAGCGGAGCGTGGAGGAGAACCTGGAGCTCTTTGAGAGGATGCGCCGGGGGGAGTTCCCCACGGGAAGCCGGGTCCTGAGGGCCAAGATTGACCCCGCCCATCCCAACTTCAAGCTCCGGGACCCGGTGCTTTACCGCATCGTCCACGCCCCCCACTACCACGCCGGGGACCGGTGGGTCATCTACCCCATGTACGACTACGCCCACCCCCTCGAGGACTTCATTGAGGGCGTGACCCACTCCCTCTGCACCCTGGAGTTTGAGAACAACCGGGCGGTCTACGACTGGGTCATTGAGAACCTCAAGGGGAAGTGCGGCCTGCCCCTCGCCCCCAGGCCCCACCAGTACGAGTTCGCCCGGCTGGACCTGAGCCACACGGTCCTCTCCAAGCGCAAGCTCATCCGGCTGGTGGAGGGGGGGTACGTTTCGGGCTGGGACGACCCCAGGCTTCCCACCTTAAGGGCGCTTAGGCGGCGGGGGGTGCGGCCCGAGGCCATCCTGGAGTTCGTTCGCCGCACGGGGATTTCCCGCAACGAGGCCCTCATTGAGATGGACCTCTTTGAGGAGGTGGTGCGGGACGACTTGAACCCCATCGCCCCCCGGGTCCTGGGGGTGGTGGAGCCCCTAAAGGTCCTCCTCACCAACTACCAGGGGGAGGAGTGGCTCGAGGCCCCCTACTGGCCCCGGGACATCCCCAAGGAGGGTACCCGTCCCCTGCCCTTTTCCCCCGAGCTTTACATTGAGCGCACGGACTTTGCCCTCAACCCCCCCAAGGGCTGGAAGCGGTTCGCCCCCGGGCAGCGGGTGCGCCTCCGCCACGCCTACGTGATAGAGCTGGAGGACGTGGTGGAGGAAGGGGGCGAGGTGAAGCTCCTCAAGGCCCGCATCGTCCCCGGGACCCTGGGGGCCAACCCGGAGGACGGGGTCAAGCCCAAGGGGGTGATCCACTGGGTTTCCGCCCGCCACGCCCTGCCCGTGGAGTTCCGCCTCTACAACCGCCTCTTCCTCACCAAGGACCCGGAGGAGGGCGGGGACTTCCTGAAGAACCTGAACCCCGAGGCCCTGGTGGTCAGGCATGGCTTCGTGGAGCCGAGCCTCGCCCAAAACCCCAAGGACACCCGCTACCAGTTGGAGCGGCTGGGCTACTTCTGGCAAGACCCTGTGGACTCGAGGCCCGGGGCCCTGGTCCTAAACCGCATCGTCCCCCTCAAGGAGGGGTACAAGGCCTAAAGCCCCAGGCTTAGGCCCAAGGCCGCCCCCACCCCGAAGCCCTGGGTGGGGGTTAGGTAGTAGGTGGGGTGAACCTCCAGGTAGGCCCCGAGGAGGGGGAGGGGCAGGTTGAGCCAGGTGCCCAAGACCGCCCGCACGCCCCCCTGGCCCCGGGTGTCCCCGGGGTAGCTTAAGGCGGGCCCCGTGCCGTAGAAGCTCCCCAGGCCCAGGTAGAGGTCGGTGAGGGGAAGCTTGAGGAGGAGGTCCACCCCACCCCCCAGGACCTCGAGGCCCACCCCCCCGTAGACCCGCCCCTCCGCCAAAAAAGGCACCAGGGCGAAGCGCACGCCCCCTTGCACGCCGAAGGGGCTACCCAGGCTCACCTCCGCCCGCTGGGCTAGCCCCAAGGCCAAAAGAACCCCAAGTAGCGCCAAAGCCCTACGCACGCCGCACCTCCTCTAAGAGCTCCGCCACCTTGGCCACCTGGGCCCGGTGCACCCCGGGCCGGTAGTCCACCATGACCGCCTCCACCTTGAGCATCCCCAAGGCCCTGAGGAAGGCCTCCTTTAGGGCCCTGCTTTCCAAAGGGCTCACCCGCATGCCCAGATGCGGATGGTGGGCGAGAAAGGCCTCGGCCAGTTCCCGGCGCGTCCAGATGCCGGAAAGCCTCTGGCCCAGGGCCTCCACCACCAGGTGCTCCCCCGGCTCCCCTTCCAACACGTACCAGACCCCGGAAAGCTCGGGCTCCACGGGTAGATAATACCTTCCGTGCGCCTGGACCGGTACCTGGTGGAAAAGGGCCTTGCGGAAAGCCGGGAGAAGGCCAAAGCCCTCATCGCCCAGGGCAAGGTTCTTGTGGAGGGCAAGGTGGTGGCGAAGCCCGCCTTCCCTGTGCCCGAAGGGGCCCGGGTGGAGGTCCTGGAAGAGGCCCGCTACGTGAGCCGGGGTGCCTACAAGCTCCTGGGGGCCCTGGAGGCCTTTCCCTTGGAGGTGGCGGGCAAGGTGGCGGCGGACCTGGGGGCGAGCACGGGAGGCTTCACCCAGGTGCTCTTGGAAAGGGGGGCGAGGCGGGTCTACGCCGTGGACGTGGGGAAAGGGCAACTCCACCCCACCTTGCGCCAGGACCCCCGGGTGGTGAGCCTCGAGAAGCAGGACGCCCGCACCCTCCACCTCCCCGAGCCCGTGGACTTCTTGGTCATGGACGTGTCCTTCATCTCCTCCACCCTCCTCCTGCCCAAGGTCTTGGACCTTCTCAAGCCCGGGGGGGACGCCTTGGTCCTGGTCAAGCCCCAGTTTGAGCTCTGGCCTGGAGCCCACAAGGGGGTGGTGCGGGAGGAGGCCCTAAGGCGAGAGGCCCTCCGCCGGGTGCGGGAGAAGGCGGAAGCCTTGGGCTTCCGGGTGCTCGGGGAAAAGGAAAGCCCCCTCCCGGGCAAGGAGGGAAACCGGGAGGTCTGGCTTTGGCTCAGGCGCCCTTAAGCCATTCCTCGGCGATCTGCACGGCGTTGAGGGCGGCCCCCTTCAGGAGCTGGTCCCCCACCACGAAGAAGTCCAGGCCGTTCTCAAAGGCGAGGCTTTGGCGGATCCGCCCCACCTCCACGTCCCACTTGTGGCTGGCGGTGAGGGGCATGGGGTAGCGCTTGGCCAAAGGCTCGTCCACCACCTCCACCCCGGGGGCCTGCCGCAGGACCTCCCGCGCCGCCTCGGGGGTGACGGGCTCGGCGAACTCCACGCTCACCGCCTCCGCGTGCGCCCTAAGGGTGGGTACCCGCACGGCGGTGGCGCTGATGCGGATGGACTCGTCCCCGAAGATCTTGTGGGTTTCCCACACCACCTTCATCTCCTCCCGGGTGTAGCCGTTTTCCTGGAAGGTGTCTATGTGGGGGATGACGTTGAAGGGAAGGGGGTGGGCGAAGACCTGGGCCTCTGGCGTCTCCCCGTGGAGATAGCGGTGGGTTTCCCTTAGAAGCTCCTCCATCCCCTTCGCCCCCGCCCCCGAGGCCGCCTGGTAGGTGGCCACGATAACCCGCTTGGCCCGGAAGGCCCGGTGCAGGGGCCAAAGGGCCATGGCCAGGATGGCGGTGGTGCAGTTGGGGTTGGCGATGATCCCCTGGTGGCGGAAGATGGCCTCCCGGTTCACCTCGGGCACCACCAGGGGCACCCAGGGCTCGTAGCGGAAGGCGCTGGAGTTGTCCACCACCACCGCACCCCCCTCCACCCAAAGGGGGGCGAGGGCCTTGGAAAGGGCCCCGCCGGCGCTCGCCAGGACGATATCGGCGGGCAAGGGGCCTTCCGGCAAGGGCTCCACGGGGATTTCCTCCCCCCTGAAGGCCAGGCGCTTCCCGGCGGAGCGGGGGGAGGCGTAGAGCCTAAGGTCGCTTAGGGGAAAGTTGCGGGCCTCGAGGACCTTCAGGATCTCCTGCCCCACGGCCCCCGTGGCCCCCACCACGGCTACCCTCATGCCGCCCATGGTATCACCACCTAAGCTTCTCCCGCAAAAACCCCTCCAGCTCGTCCACGTGGAGCCGAATCTGCTCCATGGTGTCCCGGTCCCGCACCGTGACCGTGTCCTTGAGCCGGGTGGTGCCGTCCTTGCTCTGGCCGATGGTATCGTAGTCCACGGTGATGGCGAAGGGGGTCCCCACCTCATCGTGGCGGCGGTAGGCCTTGCCGATGTTGCCCGTGTCCTCGTAGAGGATCCGCCCGAGGCCCAGGGCCTGGAGCTTGGCCTTAAGGGCTTTGGCGTACTGGGTGATCTCGGGCCGGTTTTTGGCGAGGGGAATGACCGCCGCCTTGATGGGGGCGAGCTGGGGCTTGAGCTTGAGGACGATGCGCTCTTCCCCATTGGGCAGCTCCTCCCGGGTGAAGGCCTCGGCCAAAAGGGCCA
It includes:
- a CDS encoding glycerol-3-phosphate acyltransferase; the encoded protein is MTAFLLPLAYAVGALPLGYWLARRRGVDLRTASPYTLGLENAVRRLGIGFTLLAFALDFLKGYLPLLLGRALGLSLAELLLLAMAAYLGHLYPLFLRDPWPLRAKGAGVLLGIVAGLPLPPALGMVPVALGLALYALTGYASLGALGLPLGLVLAGFLGGWGGVERLLAWGLLLLALWRYKENLGRILEGTEPKLGNPLPLPSEKQVVCAFLIHPLTLEDFWQSPRFRWLRPLVRLGLLRKEWIEGLAERFRPMKVGEVRGVKTADGREVLCHLISAPLLPHQIKGKPELAVRRAIQGARLAQELGATVVGLGAFWSVVGEKGKRVQEAVPGIQVTNGGAYTAGTVKAAIPQILAHFAQSGKDLKATTAAVVGANGVVAFGIARQIAPLVGRLILVGRDLERLGRAAETLRKNLERKGEAPEIQVSTEVGAIREADLVFTATSDPNPVIYPEHVKPGAWIYDEGVPPDVHPSVREVPGVRVIPGGVVRLPGEAWATLDLHFGARDQVPACLAETMILAAEEAFDRKSLGGELKGENIQFFVERAEALGFRVVD
- a CDS encoding COG2426 family protein gives rise to the protein MPPELYVVLVAALPVVELRGAIPLGVALGLPPWEAFLLSLLGNLLVAPVALALLPWAVGLITRHPFFARLWRALEARVRLKGEEQVQRLGALGLFLFVAVPLPGTGAWSGAVLAVVLGLRRRYAFLAISLGVLAAGLIVLLLTGGAVAGLNYLR
- the rplT gene encoding 50S ribosomal protein L20 is translated as MPRAKTGVVRRRKHKKILKLAKGYWGLRSKSVRKARETLFAAGNYAYAHRKRKKRDFRKLWIVRINAACRQHGLNYSSFIHGLKKAGVELDRKVLADLAVREPQAFAELVERAKAARASA
- the rpmI gene encoding 50S ribosomal protein L35 produces the protein MPKMKTHKGAKKRVKVTASGKVVAMKTGKRHLNWHKSGKEIRQKGRKFTLAKPEAERIKLLLPYA
- the infC gene encoding translation initiation factor IF-3, which translates into the protein MKEYLVNERIRAKQVRVIGPDGQQLGIMDTREALRLAEEQDLDLVLVGPTADPPVARIMDYSKWRYEQQVAEKEARKKAKRTEVKSIKFRVKIDDHDYQTKLNHIKRFLEEGHKVKVTIMFRGREMSHPELGERLLNRVAEDLKGLAVVEMKPELLGRDMNMLLAPAKVSA
- a CDS encoding enoyl-CoA hydratase/isomerase family protein, whose product is MVQVERGRVYRLYLNDPERRNPLSPAMVEGLLKALGEAEEDPEAKAVVLTGKGQAFSAGADLAFLERVTEMGAEENYRHSLSLMRLFHRLYTFPKPTVAAVNGPAVAGGAGLATACDLVVMDEGAKLGYTEVKIGFVAALVSVILVRAVGEKVAKDLLLTGRLVGAEEARALGLANRISPPGKALEEAVALAEEVAQNAPTSLRLTKELLLALPGMGLEDGFRLAALANAWVRETGDLKEGIRAFFEKRKPRFS